The Anopheles coluzzii chromosome 2, AcolN3, whole genome shotgun sequence genome window below encodes:
- the LOC120950334 gene encoding ankyrin repeat domain-containing protein 12 isoform X3 produces MVAPELIESADEDGFTPLHLAVIQGNLQLVNLLLANGADVNALDNEGHSVVHWATVCGEVEALRAVLAAGADVSTPDINGGSPLHYAAQMCGANYEGKTARASAKLALEILNTLLNHPDTSVEVEDKDGRQPLLWAASAGSAKAVLALIKAGAHVESADKDGLTALHCAASRGHTECIDTLINLCGAHTDQIDSNGCTALHYAVTLGHADATSLLLKLDADPNRQDRKGRTPAHCGCAKGQMETVKILHAKKGNLWLRNAKGDLPVHDAACSGRRQLVQWLIQMKPKHINTTSNDGRTLLHIAAGHDNVDMCKLLLELGADVNLLYRPSSKGAPLTPLDYALAKGYRSTAKYLQMQGGLPANKLRLSGRQQKILPDIDRVEPLKLTEKEELIDLKTSKRYIVYLNSNSDSESQEDRPHRKSRHKRKGSHRGRRTSSCSDTVYLYRDGSNDISRSRSNAELHRSDQRTGKHRRSSSSSSASTSGSSSDGCCRHVRRKHKCYKKCSSKRSHSRDRHKDREREETRDAPLPPDALKEYEFKYAEKKEPGPRKPGERCGKIILKQVHSGSSENDSPANGGGRAGPGLKFSSERRETHLGLPVQLQYGGAGGFDASGGLSDFLDEPTSPRTPPRAEFNIRKESDAKSEGKSSDSSTTKKKKVKGTGKKSKLAKTAKKSDSPSEEEQAKVPAPVTEVVTQAQVHPAPESMSKSTEDDGAATDATYTIEQRTRSDVEGLSETEERSAKGGLPRVTSKPMAETIREEVRDEHAVEMAQQQQQAVRKDRSKLKSAKSDSSKSHSKSESSDKEASKVQQKPPALPLEEPPAAPPAPPPSPPPLAKEPTPEPAPEPKPEAISVPEPKPEPQPAPLPQQLEPLPELVEERTEPTVESQAPQGLEVDRGGGGGPAEDEPLIAEESLPPLVEPEEPPAPTKLEEEQKSTPEETSESSPSKSSEETEPTSVVQEVPEKEEQKPAPTPAVEEPPKVSEVVPPVVEKAKPQEPAKERPKLRRSMESKMESVEEVTAPVLAEPVPPPLDQAKVDQTRGFFVSLDGTAEDDEKKKKKIKKKPRLKEDEQQEQQSSKDQDSGFEPSPQAVRSKPTVFERPTHTATLPRRAAFSMVEERAASSRPEGRKPGDKNAVNMTTVQQSIHRNIRRYYMERKIFQHLLELKSLQIRSTKVNESVLVKRAVDDYHKSTIELGYETGSTLKRYPYTEYSFRNFELFLYDTLKSLQKRETYNFQNISEVYDEAERRLSPDVSRYERALNCTTKTHRCLHATHAYTGIPCAAYIPMMNHHTIPKLGFGPYKSSTSGVGSFFLPKILTHPTDRSCTGGKVALELTHGNSKQVITLPSEKLDSNKRYYVTFTLNPDGTTDGDTRCSSTGDPDPGRAAAAAAAATSAAQPQQQQQQQHQRQSHEQPSDTDAQDNAHPQRSQQQQQHQQPHPSPVAERQRSPAVGPQSQSRALPTVDERRSGGTNSPRGATPA; encoded by the exons ATGGTAGCGCCCGAGCTGATCGAGTCCGCGGACGAGGATGGATTTACGCCGCTGCATCTGGCGGTAATACAGGGAAACCTGCAGCTGGTCAATCTGCTGCTAGCGAACGGGGCGGATGTGAACGCACTCGACAACGAGGGACATTCGGTGGTGCACTGGGCAACCG TGTGCGGTGAGGTGGAGGCACTGCGCGCCGTCCTGGCAGCCGGTGCGGATGTGTCCACGCCGGACATTAACGGGGGCAGCCCGCTGCACTATGCCGCCCAGATGTGCGGTGCCAACTACGAGGGCAAGACGGCACGCGCCTCGGCCAAGCTGGCGCTCGAGATACTGAACACGCTCCTGAACCATCCTGATACTTCGGTGGAAGTAGAGGATAAGGATGGCCGACAACCGCTGCTGTGGGCAGCATCCGCCGGCTCGGCCAAGGCTGTGCTGGCTTTGATAAAAGCTGGGGCTCACGTCGAAAGTGCCGATAA GGACGGACTGACCGCACTGCACTGTGCTGCATCGCGGGGCCACACCGAGTGCATCGATACGCTGATCAACCTGTGCGGCGCGCACACCGACCAGATCGACTCGAACGGCTGCACGGCGCTGCACTACGCGGTTACGCTCGGGCATGCCGATGCGAcgtcgctgctgctgaagctggATGCCGATCCGAACCGGCAGGACCGGAAGGGCCGCACGCCGGCCCACTGCGGGTGTGCGAAGGGCCAGATGGAGACGGTCAAGATACTGCACGCGAAGAAGGGCAACCTGTGGCTGCGGAACGCGAAGGGAGATCTGCCGGTGCACGATGCGGCCTGTTCCGGCCGCCGCCAGCTCGTCCAGTGGCTGATCCAGATGAAGCCGAAGCACATCAACACAACGAGCAACGACGGGCGGACGCTGCTGCACATTGCCGCCGGGCACGACAACGTGGACATGtgcaagctgctgctggagctgggCGCCGACGTCAATCTGCTGTACCGGCCGTCGTCGAAGGGGGCGCCACTAACGCCGCTCGATTACGCGCTGGCCAAAGGGTACCGGTCGACCGCCAAGTATCTGCAGATGCAGGGCGGCCTGCCAGCGAACAAGCTGCGGCTGTCCGGGCGCCAGCAAAAGATCCTGCCCGACATTGATCGGGTGGAGCCGCTGAAGCTGACGGAGAAGGAAGAGCTGATCGATCTGAAAACGTCCAAGCGGTACATCGTCTATCTCAACTCCAACTCGGACAGCGAGTCGCAGGAGGATCGGCCGCACCGGAAGAGCCGGCACAAGCGAAAAGGCAGCCACCGGGGTCGCCGCACGAGCAGCTGCAGCGATACGGTGTACCTCTACCGGGACGGCTCGAACGACATCAGCCGGTCGCGCAGCAATGCGGAGCTGCATCGCAGCGATCAGCGCACGGGCAAGCatcgccgcagcagcagctcatcgTCCGCCAGCACGAGCGGTTCGTCCTCGGACGGCTGCTGCCGGCACGTGCGCCGAAAGCACAAGTGCTACAAGAAGTGCTCCTCCAAGCGGTCCCACTCGCGCGACCGACACAAGGACCGCGAGCGGGAGGAGACGCGCGACGCACCACTGCCACCGGACGCGCTGAAGGAGTACGAGTTTAAGTACGCGGAGAAGAAGGAACCGGGACCGCGCAAGCCGGGCGAGCGGTGCGGCAAGATCATCCTGAAGCAGGTGCACAGCGGCTCCTCCGAGAATGATTCCCCCGCGAACGGAGGTGGTCGGGCGGGACCGGGGCTAAAGTTTTCCTCCGAGCGACGCGAAACGCATCTCGGGCTGCCCGTTCAGCTACAGTACGGTGGCGCTGGTGGGTTTGATGCTTCCGGTGGTTTGAGCGATTTTTTAGACGAACCCACGTCACCCCGAACGCCACCGCGGGCCGAGTTTAACATCCGCAAAGAGTCGGACGCGAAGAGCGAGGGCAAGTCGTCCGACTCGAGCacgacgaagaagaagaaggttaaGGGCACGGGCAAGAAGTCGAAGCTGGCCAAGACGGCCAAAAAGTCCGACTCGCCCAGCGAGGAGGAACAGGCGAAAGTGCCGGCACCGGTCACCGAGGTGGTGACGCAGGCGCAGGTGCACCCCGCGCCCGAATCGATGTCCAAGTCGACGGAGGACGACGGTGCGGCCACGGACGCCACGTACACGATCGAGCAGCGCACCCGGTCGGACGTGGAGGGACTCAGCGAGACGGAAGAGCGTAGCGCGAAAGGGGGACTACCGCGCGTAACTAGCAAACCGATGGCGGAAACGATCCGCGAAGAGGTGCGCGATGAACACGCGGTAGAGAtggcgcaacagcagcagcaggcggtACGCAAAGATCGCTCCAAGCTCAAATCCGCCAAGAGTGACAGCTCCAAGAGCCACTccaagtcggagtcgtccgataAGGAAGCGTCCAAGGTGCAGCAGAAACCGCCGGCACTCCCTTTAGAGGAACCGCCGGCCGCCCCGCCGGCTCCTCCTCCATCACCTCCTCCGTTAGCGAAAGAGCCGACACCTGAGCCGGCACCCGAACCCAAGCCTGAAGCAATCTCCGTCCCAGAACCGAAGCCGGAACCACAGCCAGCACCACTGCCACAGCAGCTAGAACCACTGCCCGAGCTGGTGGAGGAGCGGACAGAACCGACGGTCGAGTCGCAAGCGCCCCAAGGCCTGGAAGTGGACCGAGGCGGTGGAGGCGGCCCGGCTGAAGATGAGCCGTTAATAGCGGAGGAATCACTGCCACCACTAGTAGAGCCGGAAGAACCTCCAGCGCCGACGAAGCTGGAAGAGGAACAGAAAAGCACACCGGAGGAAACGAGCGAAAGTTCACCGTCGAAATCGAGCGAAGAGACGGAACCGACATCGGTCGTGCAGGAAGTCCCCGAGAAGGAGGAGCAAAAACCTGCCCCAACACCGGCGGTTGAGGAGCCACCGAAGGTGTCGGAAGTGGTGCCTCCGGTGGTGGAAAAAGCGAAACCGCAAGAGCCCGCGAAAGAGCGACCCAAGCTGCGCCGTTCGATGGAGTCGAAGATGGAGAGCGTTGAGGAGGTGACGGCTCCGGTACTGGCTGAGCCAGTGCCGCCACCGCTAGACCAGGCAAAGGTCGATCAAACGCGCGGGTTTTTCGTCAGCCTGGACGGCACGGCTGAAGATgacgagaagaagaagaagaaaatcaaGAAGAAACCGCGCCTGAAGGAGGacgagcagcaggagcagcaaagCAGCAAGGATCAGGACTCGGGGTTCGAGCCGAGCCCGCAGGCCGTACGCAGCAAGCCGACCGTGTTCGAGCGCCCGACCCACACGGCCACCCTGCCGCGCCGGGCCGCCTTCTCGATGGTGGAGGAGCGGGCGGCCAGTTCGCGGCCGGAGGGCCGCAAACCGGGCGACAAGAACGCCGTCAACATGACGACCGTCCAGCAGTCGATCCATCGTAACATTCGAAG ATATTATATGGAAAGAAAAATTTTCCAACACTTGTtagaactgaaaagtttgcaAATACGGTCGACGAAAGTGAACGAATCGGTGCTGGTGAAGCGGGCCGTCGACGATTACCACAAGTCCACGATCGAGCTCGGGTACGAGACGGGCAGCACGCTCAAGCGCTACCCGTACACGGAGTACTCGTTCCGGAACTTTGAGCTCTTTCTGTACGACACGCTCAAGAGTCTGCAGAAGCGCGAGACGTACAATTTCCAGAACATCTCGGAGGTGTACGATGAG GCCGAACGAAGGCTAAGCCCGGACGTGAGCCGCTACGAGCGTGCCCTGAACTGCACGACCAAAACACACCGCTGTCTTCATGCGACCCACGCCTACACAGGCATTCCCTGCGCTGCGTACA TACCGATGATGAACCATCACACGATACCGAAGCTCGGCTTCGGGCCGTACAAATCGAGCACGTCCGGGGTGGGTAGTTTTTTCTTGCCGAAAATCCTAACGCACCCGACGGACCGCAGCTGCACCGGAGGGAAGGTCGCACTGGAGCTGACGCACGGGAACAGCAAGCAGGTCATTACACTGCCATCGGAGAAGCTCGATAGCAATAAGCGTTACTATGTTACGTTCACCCTAAATCCGGACGGCACCACTGACGGTGATACTCGTTGTTCATCCACAGGCGACCCCGACCCtggacgagcagcagcagcagcagcagcagcaacatcagcagcacaaccgcagcagcagcagcaacagcagcaccagcgccAGTCCCACGAGCAACCATCAGATACTGATGCCCAAGATAACGCTCACCCACAACGAagtcagcagcaacagcagcaccagcaacctCATCCTTCCCCAGTCGCGGAACGGCAACGGTCACCGGCTGTTGGGCCACAGTCGCAGTCCCGTGCCCTTCCCACAGTAGACGAGCGGCGATCCGGTGGTACCAACAGCCCGCGGGGCGCTACACCCGCCTAG